Proteins found in one Corynebacterium sanguinis genomic segment:
- a CDS encoding (Fe-S)-binding protein, translating to MKIALFATCIVDAMVPSAAIATTRILRRLGHEVTFPAGQGCCGQMHINSGYFADVVPVVRNHVKAFEGAEYIVAPSGSCVASARQQQAMVARRAGDSGLEQAAVDTGERTYELSQFLVDVLGITNAAELGSYFPHSVTYHPSCHGKRLLRLGDRQVDLVRSVEGIEFTELPDAAECCGFGGTFSFKNPDVSGAMAEAKIANIERSGADICTGGDASCLFHLEGAMLKRGVDKHALHFAEILASTKEQPWSI from the coding sequence GTGAAGATTGCGCTTTTTGCTACATGCATCGTGGACGCAATGGTTCCGTCCGCGGCCATCGCAACCACCCGAATCTTGCGGCGCCTCGGCCACGAGGTGACCTTCCCCGCGGGCCAGGGCTGCTGCGGCCAAATGCACATCAACAGCGGCTACTTCGCCGACGTGGTTCCGGTGGTGCGCAACCACGTCAAGGCCTTCGAGGGCGCCGAGTACATCGTCGCCCCCTCCGGGTCGTGCGTTGCCTCCGCCCGGCAACAGCAGGCGATGGTCGCGCGCCGGGCAGGCGATTCGGGCCTGGAACAGGCCGCCGTTGATACCGGCGAGCGCACGTACGAGCTGTCGCAGTTCCTCGTGGACGTTCTCGGAATCACCAACGCCGCGGAGCTCGGCTCCTACTTCCCGCACTCGGTGACCTACCACCCGTCGTGTCACGGAAAGCGCCTGCTGCGCCTGGGCGACCGGCAGGTGGATCTGGTGCGCAGCGTCGAGGGCATCGAGTTCACTGAGCTTCCAGACGCCGCCGAGTGCTGCGGTTTCGGCGGTACCTTCTCCTTTAAGAACCCGGACGTATCTGGCGCGATGGCGGAGGCGAAGATCGCCAACATCGAGCGCTCAGGGGCCGACATCTGTACTGGGGGAGACGCCTCGTGCCTGTTCCATTTGGAGGGGGCGATGCTGAAGAGGGGCGTCGATAAGCATGCGCTTCACTTCGCCGAAATTCTCGCCTCAACGAAGGAGCAGCCGTGGTCAATCTAG
- a CDS encoding purine-cytosine permease family protein, with the protein MSTTTKVGDTGAPVTKLNDDFPLRFAPRSYRRWTPAAVAGSALGGMAYLADFSIGAGIGIAHGTTNAIGGILIAAVLIFVSSFPLAVYAAKFNLDLDLITRGSGFGYYGSVVTNIIFASFTFIFFALEGAIMAQGLRLGLGVPLWLGYLVSTLIIFPLVIYGMKLLSKLQTWTNPLWLVMIVLPLVILVVQEPSTVTEFLNYTGEGSGETSFAAMMLAAGVCLALVAQIAENIDYIRFMPPKTPENSKSWWTSVIMAGPGWVLFGATKQILGVFLAVYVMSHLGASAAEASEPVRQFFALYQEMMPAWLAVTLAVFLVVVSQIKINVTNAYSGSLAWTNSYTRITKSYPGRTFFVFFNLAIALALMEFNMFGMLSFVLGFYSNLAIAWIFTVAADIAINKSLLKISPEYPEYRRGMIANFNPVGLGSLALSAIVSVAMFFGAFGESAKPYSALVAALIAVVATPLIAVLTKGKYYRRRNDDGIDAPLFDAHSNPSDERFTCCVTGEEVERPDVIRSAADNPDGSPRYISSLALTMDKTGEHVLPEDLSPRG; encoded by the coding sequence GTGAGCACAACAACTAAAGTGGGTGACACCGGAGCGCCGGTAACAAAACTCAACGATGACTTCCCACTTCGATTCGCGCCGCGGAGCTACCGGCGCTGGACCCCGGCAGCCGTGGCAGGCTCTGCACTCGGTGGAATGGCCTACCTCGCGGACTTCTCCATCGGCGCAGGCATCGGCATCGCGCACGGCACGACTAACGCGATTGGCGGCATCCTCATCGCGGCGGTATTGATCTTCGTCTCATCCTTCCCGCTCGCGGTCTACGCAGCGAAGTTCAACTTAGACCTTGACCTGATCACACGTGGCTCCGGCTTTGGCTACTACGGCTCCGTGGTGACCAACATCATCTTCGCCAGCTTCACGTTCATCTTCTTCGCCCTCGAAGGTGCGATCATGGCGCAGGGCTTGAGGCTGGGCCTCGGCGTGCCGCTGTGGCTGGGATACCTCGTATCCACGCTGATCATCTTCCCGCTGGTGATCTACGGCATGAAGCTCTTGTCCAAACTGCAGACGTGGACGAACCCGCTGTGGCTGGTCATGATCGTGCTCCCGCTGGTCATCCTCGTCGTCCAGGAGCCAAGCACCGTCACCGAGTTCCTTAACTACACCGGTGAGGGTTCCGGTGAGACGAGCTTCGCCGCGATGATGCTCGCCGCGGGCGTCTGCCTCGCTTTGGTGGCGCAGATCGCTGAGAACATCGACTACATCCGCTTCATGCCCCCGAAGACCCCGGAGAACTCCAAGTCGTGGTGGACCTCCGTGATCATGGCCGGTCCGGGCTGGGTCCTCTTCGGCGCGACCAAGCAGATCCTCGGTGTGTTCCTCGCGGTCTATGTCATGAGCCACCTTGGTGCCTCGGCGGCTGAGGCTTCCGAGCCGGTGCGCCAGTTCTTCGCCCTGTACCAGGAGATGATGCCCGCTTGGCTGGCAGTGACACTCGCTGTGTTTTTGGTTGTGGTCTCGCAGATCAAGATCAACGTCACCAACGCCTACTCCGGCTCGCTGGCGTGGACGAACTCGTACACCCGCATCACCAAGTCCTACCCGGGCCGCACGTTCTTCGTGTTCTTCAACCTGGCCATCGCGCTGGCGCTGATGGAGTTCAACATGTTCGGCATGCTCAGCTTCGTGCTCGGCTTCTACTCCAACCTCGCCATCGCCTGGATCTTCACGGTCGCGGCGGACATCGCGATCAACAAGTCCTTGCTGAAGATCTCCCCGGAGTACCCCGAGTACCGCCGCGGCATGATCGCCAACTTCAACCCGGTGGGCCTCGGCTCGCTGGCGCTGTCGGCGATCGTCTCTGTGGCGATGTTCTTCGGTGCTTTCGGCGAGTCCGCCAAGCCCTACTCGGCGCTGGTCGCTGCGCTGATCGCGGTGGTGGCCACCCCGCTGATCGCCGTCCTGACCAAGGGTAAGTACTACCGCCGCCGTAACGACGACGGCATCGACGCGCCGCTTTTCGACGCCCACAGCAACCCCTCCGATGAGCGCTTCACCTGCTGCGTCACCGGTGAGGAGGTTGAGCGCCCCGACGTGATCCGCTCCGCAGCGGATAACCCGGACGGGTCGCCGCGCTACATTTCTTCCTTGGCGCTGACCATGGATAAGACCGGCGAGCACGTCTTGCCGGAGGATCTGAGCCCGCGAGGCTAG
- a CDS encoding error-prone DNA polymerase, whose translation MMFHGGEALSWSRLERILSGRPGPMPVPVNHTRPLVDAPTNRPEASHAPFAELHAVSSYSFLGGASEPEEMVRHAKRLGITTLALLDRDGFYGAVKFAEAAAREGVATVFGAELSLGDRVLPVLARGPEGYRRLSRLIAAARMITREKDEVAYPPLELIAHELAGTCIVLAGWQWAPQIDYLIELFGPGAVVREYEVSMTPEDADHHRALDDYPHVPAIVSAVPAAATRDDARLAAAKRALARRDCLGDAHAHLHPMGANWLRSAEQLQAMLPGAQDKIDTALAISAQCAFTLNLVAPELPRYPTPAGFDEMSWLRHITIAGAQLRYATRPEDIRRRAMAQIDYELGVIEELNFPGYFLIVHDLVDFCRRENILCQGRGSAANSAVCFALGITNAEPISAGLLFERFLSPDRDGPPDIDIDIESGRREEVIQYAYERYGRDNAAQVANVITYRTKGAIRDAARALGYAQGAADSWSKGISRPPEGVEKLAAELKGQPRHLGIHSGGMVICDRPIADVVPVEWARMENRSVVQWDKDDCASAGLVKFDLLGLGMLEALHHMIDLVRDTAGREVNLWELDVADARVYEMLCRADAVGVFQVESRAQLSTLPRLKPRCFFDLVVEVALIRPGPIQGGSVHPYLRRRDGKEAIVYDHPVLEKSLGKTLGVPLFQEQLMQIAVDAAGFSGREADALRRAMGSKRSPEKMAQLKERFFDGCWATNRIDHDVAETLWAKIVAFAAYGFPESHSQSFASLVFFSAWFKCYYPAQFCVGLLRAQPMGFYSPQSLIQDARRHGIDVLPVSVNDSGREAICVDNATIRVGLNLIKGLGDQAADRIEAAQPFRDIPDLSRRADLSVEHVEALARAGALDCFGVDRRQALWQAGVAATEREGMLPGLSAIEAPALPGMNAFELMAADVSATGVTHDKQPVELLRAGLRERGILTADDLRRVEDGSRVRVAGVITHRQRPKTAKGVTFLGMEDETGLINVIVPVGLWERQLVLARTAKSLIVRGIVQNATGAVNLVADKFEPLELGDYLNRGARDFH comes from the coding sequence ATGATGTTTCATGGCGGCGAGGCCCTGTCGTGGTCGCGGCTGGAGCGTATTCTCTCCGGCCGCCCCGGCCCCATGCCTGTGCCCGTTAACCACACTCGCCCGCTTGTCGACGCCCCCACCAACCGCCCCGAAGCCAGCCACGCGCCGTTCGCCGAGCTGCACGCGGTGTCATCGTATAGCTTCCTTGGCGGGGCGAGCGAGCCGGAAGAGATGGTCCGCCACGCCAAGCGCCTGGGCATCACCACGCTCGCGCTGCTGGACAGGGACGGTTTTTACGGGGCAGTGAAGTTCGCCGAGGCCGCGGCGCGCGAAGGGGTGGCCACGGTGTTCGGTGCGGAGCTGAGCCTGGGTGACCGTGTTCTGCCTGTGCTGGCGCGGGGCCCGGAGGGGTATCGCCGCCTGTCCCGCCTCATTGCCGCGGCCCGCATGATCACCCGGGAGAAAGACGAGGTCGCCTACCCGCCGCTGGAGCTTATCGCCCATGAGCTGGCGGGCACGTGCATCGTGCTGGCGGGTTGGCAGTGGGCCCCGCAGATCGATTACCTGATCGAACTGTTTGGCCCCGGGGCGGTGGTGCGCGAGTACGAGGTGTCGATGACTCCGGAGGACGCCGACCACCACCGCGCGCTCGATGACTACCCGCACGTCCCCGCGATTGTCAGCGCCGTGCCGGCCGCCGCCACGCGTGACGACGCCCGCCTGGCCGCAGCGAAACGCGCCCTGGCGCGGCGCGACTGCCTGGGCGACGCCCACGCGCACCTGCACCCCATGGGGGCGAACTGGCTGCGCTCCGCCGAGCAGCTCCAGGCGATGCTGCCGGGTGCGCAGGACAAGATTGACACGGCGCTGGCTATCTCCGCGCAGTGCGCGTTTACTCTCAACCTCGTTGCCCCTGAGCTGCCGCGCTACCCCACGCCGGCGGGCTTTGATGAGATGAGCTGGCTGCGCCACATCACCATCGCGGGTGCGCAGCTGCGCTACGCGACACGCCCGGAGGACATCCGCCGGCGCGCGATGGCGCAGATCGACTACGAGCTCGGCGTGATCGAGGAGCTGAACTTCCCCGGCTACTTCCTCATCGTCCACGACCTGGTGGACTTTTGCCGCCGGGAAAACATCCTGTGCCAGGGCAGGGGTTCGGCGGCGAACTCGGCGGTGTGTTTTGCGCTCGGCATCACCAACGCCGAGCCGATCAGCGCGGGGCTTTTGTTCGAGCGCTTCTTGTCGCCGGATAGGGACGGCCCGCCGGATATTGACATTGATATTGAGTCGGGGCGTCGTGAAGAAGTGATCCAGTACGCCTACGAGCGCTACGGGCGCGACAACGCGGCGCAGGTGGCAAACGTGATCACCTACCGCACCAAGGGGGCGATTCGCGACGCCGCCCGCGCCCTGGGGTATGCGCAGGGCGCGGCGGATTCGTGGTCGAAGGGGATCTCGCGGCCACCGGAGGGCGTCGAAAAGCTTGCGGCGGAGCTCAAAGGCCAGCCCCGGCACTTAGGCATCCACTCCGGTGGCATGGTTATCTGCGACCGCCCGATCGCCGACGTGGTGCCGGTGGAGTGGGCGCGGATGGAAAACCGCTCGGTGGTGCAGTGGGACAAGGACGACTGCGCCTCGGCCGGGCTGGTCAAGTTCGACCTGCTGGGCCTGGGCATGCTCGAAGCGCTGCACCACATGATCGACCTGGTGCGCGACACCGCCGGGCGCGAGGTCAACCTGTGGGAGCTCGACGTCGCGGATGCGCGCGTGTACGAGATGCTGTGCCGCGCCGACGCCGTCGGCGTGTTCCAGGTGGAATCGCGCGCGCAGCTCTCCACGCTGCCGAGGCTGAAACCGCGCTGCTTTTTCGATCTCGTCGTCGAGGTCGCGCTGATCCGTCCCGGACCCATCCAGGGCGGGTCCGTGCACCCCTACCTGCGGCGTCGCGACGGCAAAGAGGCCATCGTCTACGACCACCCCGTGCTGGAGAAGTCGCTGGGCAAGACCCTGGGCGTGCCCCTGTTCCAAGAGCAGCTCATGCAGATCGCCGTCGACGCCGCGGGGTTTTCCGGCCGCGAAGCTGACGCGCTGCGCCGCGCCATGGGCTCGAAGCGCTCGCCGGAGAAGATGGCGCAGCTCAAGGAGCGCTTCTTCGACGGCTGCTGGGCCACCAACCGCATTGATCACGACGTGGCGGAGACGCTCTGGGCCAAAATCGTCGCGTTCGCCGCCTACGGGTTCCCCGAGTCGCACTCTCAGTCCTTCGCCTCGCTGGTGTTCTTCTCCGCGTGGTTCAAGTGCTACTACCCGGCGCAGTTTTGCGTCGGGTTGCTGCGCGCCCAGCCGATGGGGTTCTACTCGCCGCAGTCGCTGATCCAAGACGCGCGCCGGCACGGCATCGACGTGCTGCCCGTCAGCGTCAACGACTCGGGCCGCGAGGCGATCTGCGTGGACAATGCGACGATCCGCGTCGGGCTGAACCTGATCAAGGGCCTCGGCGACCAGGCGGCCGACCGCATCGAGGCGGCCCAGCCGTTTCGCGACATCCCGGACCTGTCGCGCCGCGCCGACCTGTCGGTCGAGCACGTCGAGGCGCTGGCGCGCGCGGGCGCGCTGGACTGCTTCGGCGTGGACCGCAGGCAGGCACTGTGGCAGGCGGGCGTGGCTGCGACCGAGCGTGAGGGCATGCTGCCGGGCCTCAGCGCCATCGAGGCGCCTGCGCTGCCGGGCATGAACGCCTTCGAGCTGATGGCGGCGGACGTTTCGGCCACGGGTGTGACCCACGACAAGCAACCCGTGGAGCTTCTGCGCGCGGGCCTGCGCGAGCGTGGCATCCTCACCGCCGATGACCTGCGCCGCGTCGAGGACGGCTCGCGGGTGCGCGTCGCCGGGGTGATCACGCACCGGCAGCGGCCGAAGACCGCGAAGGGCGTGACGTTTTTGGGCATGGAGGATGAAACCGGGTTGATCAACGTCATCGTCCCGGTGGGGCTGTGGGAGCGCCAGCTTGTGCTGGCCAGGACCGCGAAGTCGCTGATCGTGCGCGGCATCGTGCAAAACGCCACCGGCGCGGTCAACCTGGTGGCCGACAAGTTCGAGCCCCTTGAGCTGGGCGATTACCTCAACCGGGGGGCCCGTGACTTCCATTAG
- a CDS encoding MetQ/NlpA family ABC transporter substrate-binding protein — MQLNRVLATLAATGIAATSLVACGTESANTATPGTTGENGETVIKIGTTDADQQAWSVFSDLAAEQGITLDIVQFSDYAPVNEALAQGELDVNKFQHIMYLAEYNKNSGNDLRIVGSTEIVPLALFWKDHDSLDGIEGEEVAIPNDPSNQGRAINVLVQADLVTLSEGVADPLAPTPADIDKAASKVSVVPVDASQTPAAYNEGRPAIINNTWLDRAGIEPGLAVFEDDPNSPEAEPYINVFASRSGDIDNETLNKLVEIWHDPKVTEAVAQDSKGTSVPVKRDKAELNDILTNLESN; from the coding sequence ATGCAACTCAACCGAGTGCTCGCCACCCTGGCCGCCACCGGCATCGCCGCAACCAGCCTGGTTGCCTGCGGCACTGAATCCGCCAACACCGCCACCCCCGGCACCACGGGGGAAAACGGTGAAACCGTGATCAAGATCGGCACCACGGACGCCGACCAGCAGGCGTGGTCCGTGTTCAGCGATCTCGCCGCGGAGCAGGGCATCACCCTCGACATCGTGCAGTTCTCGGACTACGCACCGGTCAATGAGGCGCTCGCCCAGGGTGAGTTGGACGTGAATAAATTCCAGCACATCATGTACCTCGCCGAGTACAACAAGAACTCCGGCAACGACCTGCGCATCGTCGGCTCCACCGAGATCGTGCCCCTGGCCCTGTTCTGGAAGGACCACGACTCCCTCGACGGCATCGAGGGCGAAGAGGTCGCCATTCCGAACGACCCGTCGAACCAGGGCCGCGCCATCAACGTGCTCGTCCAAGCGGACCTGGTCACGTTGAGCGAGGGTGTAGCAGACCCGCTCGCCCCGACCCCGGCTGACATCGACAAGGCCGCGTCGAAGGTTTCTGTCGTGCCTGTCGACGCCTCCCAGACCCCGGCCGCCTACAACGAGGGACGCCCGGCGATCATCAACAACACCTGGCTCGACCGCGCTGGCATCGAGCCGGGCCTGGCCGTCTTCGAGGATGACCCGAACTCCCCCGAGGCCGAGCCGTACATCAACGTCTTCGCTTCCCGCAGCGGTGACATTGACAACGAGACGCTGAACAAGCTCGTCGAGATTTGGCACGACCCGAAGGTCACCGAGGCGGTCGCCCAGGACTCCAAGGGCACTTCGGTGCCGGTCAAGCGCGACAAGGCCGAGCTCAACGACATCTTGACCAACCTCGAATCGAACTAA
- a CDS encoding PH domain-containing protein, with protein MDRKVHRITPLLRAWGVLFALVVIAAVNFLEPLYTWVSSEHFAAFDILRGVGIFVVGVAVLFAVSQLWWSRMGYGIGEEELGLKRGVFTTHVRTARFDRIQAVDVVEPLAARIFGLAAVRVEAAGGGDSAIEIAYLPKDEAERVRAEIMRAVAREGAEVDTAADAQDFLVAPVPIHRSLIGTLLRVSTLVAAAFTALPLATNLSPAAAIPVIIGVLPSLWRMIDQSWRFQAVRGDEVVNVTFGLANRRRQAVPLDRIHAVSLTQPPLWRPLGWWEVKVNVAGYKTSGDGGTLTLLPVGTLDEALAVVRALSPLQVGELGEIDPASTDAHVRTPRRARWVSPVDWRRQSLLLRDGTAVVTSGRLSRRYSVVEVPHIQELTSTQGPLQRVLGLAYVRLDLVPGPVSATVRDLDIEDARWVVDTLRARALPPVGAAPIELGCDAEQSDGHPTPAREGEEAPGATRGGGGHHGAQGVSPDQAR; from the coding sequence ATGGACAGGAAGGTACACCGGATCACACCCCTGCTGCGCGCCTGGGGTGTGCTGTTCGCCCTGGTAGTGATCGCAGCGGTCAATTTCCTCGAGCCCTTGTACACGTGGGTGAGCTCGGAGCACTTCGCCGCGTTCGACATCCTGCGCGGGGTCGGGATCTTCGTCGTCGGAGTCGCGGTGCTGTTCGCCGTGTCTCAGCTGTGGTGGTCGCGGATGGGCTACGGCATCGGGGAGGAGGAACTCGGGCTCAAGCGCGGCGTGTTTACCACGCACGTGCGCACGGCCCGCTTCGACAGGATCCAGGCCGTCGACGTGGTCGAGCCGCTCGCCGCGCGGATCTTCGGCCTCGCCGCCGTGCGCGTCGAGGCAGCCGGCGGCGGCGACTCCGCGATCGAGATCGCCTACCTGCCCAAGGACGAGGCCGAGCGGGTCCGCGCCGAGATCATGCGCGCCGTCGCCCGCGAGGGGGCAGAGGTGGACACGGCCGCGGACGCGCAAGACTTCCTGGTCGCGCCGGTGCCGATTCACCGCTCGCTCATCGGAACGCTGCTGCGGGTGAGCACGCTTGTCGCCGCCGCGTTCACGGCGCTCCCATTGGCCACCAACCTCAGCCCCGCGGCGGCAATCCCGGTTATCATCGGCGTCCTCCCGTCGCTGTGGCGGATGATCGATCAGTCTTGGCGCTTCCAGGCCGTGCGCGGCGACGAGGTGGTCAACGTCACCTTTGGCCTTGCTAATCGACGCCGCCAGGCCGTGCCCCTGGACCGCATCCACGCGGTCTCGCTCACCCAGCCCCCGCTGTGGCGGCCACTGGGCTGGTGGGAGGTCAAGGTCAACGTCGCAGGCTACAAAACCTCCGGCGACGGCGGGACGCTGACCCTTCTGCCCGTGGGCACGCTCGACGAGGCGCTCGCGGTGGTGCGCGCGCTGAGCCCACTTCAGGTCGGTGAGTTGGGCGAGATCGACCCCGCCAGCACGGATGCGCACGTGCGCACCCCGCGCCGGGCGCGCTGGGTCTCGCCGGTGGATTGGCGTCGCCAGTCGCTGCTGCTTCGCGACGGCACCGCGGTGGTGACCTCGGGCAGGCTCTCGCGGCGCTACTCGGTGGTGGAGGTGCCCCACATCCAGGAGCTCACCTCCACCCAGGGCCCGCTGCAGCGGGTGCTGGGCCTCGCGTACGTGCGCCTCGATCTGGTGCCGGGGCCGGTGAGCGCCACGGTGCGTGATCTGGACATCGAGGACGCGCGGTGGGTCGTCGATACGCTGCGCGCACGCGCTCTGCCTCCGGTGGGCGCGGCGCCGATAGAGTTGGGGTGTGACGCAGAACAATCAGACGGGCACCCAACGCCAGCGCGAGAAGGCGAAGAAGCGCCGGGAGCTACTCGCGGCGGCGGCGGACATCATGGCGCGCAAGGGGTTTCACCAGACCAGGCTCGCTGA
- a CDS encoding PH domain-containing protein, translating into MTSHPLPRSVEEMNRVSPRLAIPSYVGLIVWSLIFGAVFTFAALRWSQWWVIGLGVVVVLAVVNAVLIPLRVRAMGWLETEDELILAKGRLWRSMTVVPYGRIQFVDVTSGPIARAVGLKDLEVNTASTTSVSSLPGIEADVADALRDRLAAKARERMSGL; encoded by the coding sequence ATGACCAGCCACCCCCTGCCACGAAGCGTCGAAGAGATGAACCGAGTGTCACCGCGGCTGGCGATCCCGTCGTACGTGGGACTGATCGTGTGGTCCCTCATTTTCGGCGCGGTGTTTACCTTCGCCGCGCTGCGGTGGAGCCAGTGGTGGGTCATCGGGCTCGGGGTCGTCGTCGTGCTGGCGGTCGTCAATGCCGTTCTCATCCCGCTGCGGGTGCGCGCAATGGGGTGGTTGGAAACCGAGGACGAACTGATCCTGGCCAAGGGCAGGCTGTGGCGTTCCATGACGGTCGTGCCCTACGGGCGCATCCAGTTCGTCGACGTCACCTCGGGGCCGATTGCGCGCGCGGTGGGGCTGAAAGATCTCGAGGTCAACACCGCGTCAACGACCTCGGTGTCGTCGCTTCCCGGCATCGAGGCCGACGTCGCCGACGCGCTGCGCGACCGGCTGGCCGCCAAGGCCCGCGAGCGCATGAGCGGGCTGTAA
- a CDS encoding LutC/YkgG family protein produces the protein MSAKSDILARLRSALADNPQAPAVPREYRRVSTLTANETLDMLIDRLVDYKAAVHVAGGVSDVGRVVGELVSGPVIAPSGVDRAWLTPVDEVRDPLEASCVVTSSTVSCAETGTIFLTGRDDEGRRELSLIPDHHICLVFSDTIVELFPEAWERVREVGTRGPVTMISGPSATSDIELQRVEGVHGPRRLDVVIVR, from the coding sequence ATGAGCGCCAAATCCGATATCCTGGCGAGGCTGCGCTCCGCGCTGGCGGACAACCCGCAGGCCCCAGCCGTGCCCCGCGAGTACCGCCGCGTTTCGACGCTCACAGCAAACGAAACCCTCGACATGCTCATTGACCGCCTGGTTGACTACAAGGCCGCCGTGCACGTCGCGGGCGGTGTCTCCGATGTCGGCCGGGTTGTGGGGGAGCTGGTCTCTGGGCCCGTGATTGCACCGAGCGGCGTGGACCGCGCGTGGCTGACGCCGGTAGATGAGGTGCGCGACCCCTTGGAGGCGTCGTGCGTGGTCACCTCGTCGACGGTGTCGTGCGCGGAAACCGGCACCATCTTCCTCACCGGGCGTGACGACGAAGGGCGCCGCGAACTCTCGCTCATCCCCGACCACCACATCTGCCTGGTGTTTTCCGACACCATCGTCGAGCTCTTCCCCGAGGCGTGGGAGCGGGTGCGCGAGGTGGGAACGCGCGGGCCGGTGACGATGATTTCCGGGCCGTCCGCCACCTCCGACATCGAACTGCAGCGCGTCGAAGGGGTCCACGGGCCGCGCCGGCTCGACGTTGTGATTGTGAGGTAG
- a CDS encoding LutB/LldF family L-lactate oxidation iron-sulfur protein, with translation MPAYGRGNINLDVPFPSAARVQLGNTQMRENIRHATHAIRAKRAEVVGELPDWEELRSAGSAIKENVMANLPELLEQFEREFTARGGVVHWARDAGEANAIVEKLVRETGESEVLKVKSMATQEIGLNEHLEAAGICAVETDLAELIVQLGGDKPSHILVPAIHRNRREIREIFSEYMDGPLSDEPAVLAEAARTYLREKFLGAKVAISGANFGVAETGTLAVVESEGNGRMCVTMPETLITVMGIEKLVPTFADLEVYLQLLPRSSTGERMNPYTSLWTGVHTGDGPRNVHLVLLDNGRSAVLSDPQGRSALHCIRCSACLNVCPVFEHVGGHAYGSTYPGPIGAILSPQLTGIESEANATLPFASTLCGACYDVCPVKINIPDILVHLRAEAVEKTSQPAQMTAAMKGASVTMSSGRLMSLAERVLPLARFRISWLPGLFGGWTKERVIPAPPKKAFRHWFKENR, from the coding sequence ATGCCGGCCTACGGGCGAGGCAACATCAACCTCGACGTGCCGTTCCCGAGCGCCGCGAGGGTGCAGCTGGGCAACACGCAGATGCGGGAGAACATTCGGCACGCCACGCACGCGATTCGCGCGAAGCGGGCCGAGGTCGTGGGCGAGCTGCCCGATTGGGAGGAGCTGCGCAGCGCTGGGTCCGCGATCAAGGAAAACGTGATGGCGAACCTGCCGGAGCTGCTGGAACAATTCGAGCGCGAGTTCACCGCGCGGGGCGGAGTCGTGCACTGGGCGCGGGACGCGGGTGAGGCGAACGCGATCGTCGAAAAGCTCGTGCGAGAAACGGGTGAGAGCGAAGTGCTCAAGGTCAAGTCCATGGCCACCCAAGAAATCGGGCTCAACGAGCACCTCGAGGCGGCGGGCATCTGCGCGGTGGAGACAGACCTGGCGGAGCTGATCGTGCAGCTCGGGGGCGATAAACCCTCGCACATCCTCGTGCCAGCTATCCACCGCAACCGGCGCGAGATCCGCGAGATCTTCAGCGAGTATATGGACGGCCCGCTTAGCGACGAGCCGGCGGTGCTGGCGGAGGCCGCGCGCACGTACCTGCGCGAGAAGTTCCTTGGCGCCAAGGTGGCGATTTCCGGGGCGAACTTCGGGGTCGCGGAAACCGGCACCCTGGCGGTGGTGGAATCCGAGGGCAACGGGCGCATGTGCGTGACCATGCCGGAGACCCTGATCACAGTGATGGGCATTGAAAAGCTTGTGCCCACCTTCGCCGACCTGGAGGTGTACCTGCAGCTGCTGCCGCGCTCGTCGACAGGCGAGCGGATGAACCCGTACACCTCGCTGTGGACAGGGGTGCACACCGGCGACGGGCCGCGCAACGTCCACCTCGTGCTGCTGGATAACGGCCGCTCCGCGGTGCTGTCGGACCCGCAGGGCCGCTCTGCGCTGCATTGCATCCGCTGCTCCGCCTGCCTGAACGTCTGCCCCGTGTTCGAGCACGTCGGCGGCCACGCCTACGGCTCGACCTACCCGGGGCCGATCGGGGCAATCCTCTCCCCGCAGCTCACCGGCATTGAATCCGAGGCCAACGCGACCCTGCCGTTCGCCTCGACGCTGTGCGGCGCGTGTTACGACGTCTGCCCCGTCAAGATCAACATCCCCGACATCTTGGTGCACCTGCGCGCCGAGGCCGTGGAAAAGACGAGCCAGCCAGCGCAGATGACCGCGGCGATGAAGGGTGCGTCGGTGACGATGAGCTCCGGGCGGCTCATGTCGCTCGCCGAACGCGTCCTGCCGCTCGCGCGGTTCCGCATCTCGTGGCTGCCCGGCCTCTTCGGCGGGTGGACGAAGGAGCGTGTCATCCCCGCGCCGCCGAAAAAGGCCTTCCGTCACTGGTTTAAGGAGAACCGATGA